Proteins encoded in a region of the Deinococcus multiflagellatus genome:
- a CDS encoding acyl-CoA dehydrogenase family protein, producing MTPAGRAAPVLSAEQQAVVSRAAEAVRMHTAACEAAQDVTPDAAQALRGSGYTRLTLPPAEGGLGASLAAFAQAQLTLGEQGASLALVLAMHGHVTGAAFQGRTLPDELLAALAGACRRGELVNALASEPELGSPSRGGLPRTAATPDGAGWRISGRKTWSTGARALHWALVHSALPDGRVGRFWVDLRGEGVHLEPTWQGALALRGSGSHDVVFEGAPAPLWAPAEPHPASSAWFWTAVAATYLGVGFAALHALTTYAHERVPTALGAPLATLPRLQEGVGRLGAGLLAARELLFHAAACWDAAPGPDALPLLGAAKALCTNAAVDATDHALRLAGGAALTPALPLERLLRDARAGLTHPPADDRAYEALGAALLASQGPPPSPTP from the coding sequence ATGACACCGGCTGGGCGGGCCGCCCCTGTCCTGAGCGCGGAGCAGCAGGCCGTGGTCTCGCGCGCCGCCGAAGCGGTCCGTATGCACACCGCTGCCTGTGAAGCCGCGCAGGACGTGACCCCGGACGCCGCCCAGGCGCTGCGCGGGAGTGGCTACACCCGCCTCACCCTGCCCCCTGCGGAGGGCGGCCTGGGGGCCTCGCTGGCCGCTTTTGCCCAGGCGCAGCTGACCCTGGGCGAGCAGGGAGCCAGTCTGGCGCTGGTGCTGGCCATGCACGGGCATGTCACGGGCGCCGCGTTTCAGGGCCGCACCCTGCCGGACGAGCTGCTCGCGGCCCTGGCGGGGGCGTGCCGGCGCGGCGAACTCGTCAATGCCCTGGCCAGCGAACCGGAACTGGGCAGCCCGTCGCGTGGGGGCCTGCCCCGCACGGCCGCCACGCCGGACGGCGCAGGCTGGCGGATCAGCGGGCGCAAAACCTGGAGCACGGGCGCGCGGGCCCTGCACTGGGCGCTGGTGCACTCAGCCCTGCCAGACGGCCGCGTGGGGCGTTTCTGGGTGGACCTGCGGGGCGAAGGGGTGCACCTTGAGCCCACGTGGCAGGGCGCCCTGGCCCTGCGCGGCAGCGGCAGCCACGACGTGGTGTTTGAGGGCGCGCCGGCCCCGCTGTGGGCCCCGGCCGAGCCCCATCCGGCCAGCAGCGCGTGGTTCTGGACCGCCGTGGCCGCCACCTATCTGGGCGTGGGCTTCGCGGCCCTGCACGCCCTGACGACCTACGCCCACGAGCGCGTGCCCACCGCCCTGGGCGCCCCGCTGGCCACCCTGCCGCGCCTGCAGGAGGGCGTGGGACGCCTCGGCGCCGGGCTGCTGGCGGCGCGCGAGCTGCTGTTTCACGCGGCCGCCTGCTGGGACGCGGCCCCGGGCCCAGACGCCCTGCCCCTGCTGGGCGCCGCCAAGGCCCTGTGCACGAACGCCGCCGTGGACGCCACCGACCACGCGCTGCGGCTGGCGGGCGGCGCGGCGCTGACCCCGGCCCTGCCGCTGGAACGGCTGCTGCGCGACGCCCGGGCAGGCCTGACCCATCCCCCGGCCGACGACCGGGCCTATGAGGCCCTGGGCGCGGCGCTGCTGGCGAGCCAGGGCCCGCCCCCATCCCCCACCCCGTAG
- a CDS encoding acyl-CoA dehydrogenase: protein MPPVLNRRDLQFQLFEVLDTAALPARPRFASQTRADYEAVLALAAEVAERFFAPHAREADEHEPVVREGRVVLPAAAARAMQAFREAGFFSAHHDEEFGGLALPWVVTQAAMAHFQAANLAWSGYPFLTIGNANLQRQFASPEQQRRYLQPLLEGRWFGTMALSEPQAGSGLADIATTATPRGDGTYAIHGTKMWISGGEHELTENIVHLVLARVAGGEAGVRGISLFLVPRYRLNPDGSPGDSNHVVLAGLNHKMGYRGTVNTLLNFGEGGETVGELVGQPGQGLAQMFHMMNEARIGVGLGAVMLGTAGYLHSLAYARERRQGRRPGQRDPLSPPVPIIEHADVRRMLLRQKAVVEGGLALALYACALVDDLHTGPEAGRSDTALLLDLLTPIVKSWPSRHVQDALSEAIQVMGGAGYTRDFPVEMYYRDNRLNPIHEGTEGIQGADLLGRKLTQAGGRGFAVFQARLTADLAASESLEGLDEIRSGVRGVLAAGGEALQGLLRRAAELGPERTLAGGHSALQLLGGAVVGWMWLRQGAAAARALAGATGEEADFYRGKLQAARFFALHELPALRVHIDLLNAADPTALDMSPNWF from the coding sequence ATGCCCCCCGTGCTCAACCGCCGCGACCTGCAGTTTCAGTTGTTCGAGGTGCTCGACACCGCCGCCCTGCCCGCCCGCCCCCGCTTTGCCAGCCAGACCCGCGCCGATTATGAGGCGGTGCTGGCCCTGGCCGCCGAGGTGGCCGAACGTTTTTTTGCCCCCCATGCCCGCGAGGCCGACGAACACGAGCCCGTGGTGCGTGAGGGCCGGGTGGTGCTGCCCGCGGCCGCGGCGCGCGCCATGCAGGCGTTTCGCGAGGCGGGCTTTTTCAGCGCCCACCACGACGAAGAGTTCGGCGGGCTGGCCCTGCCCTGGGTGGTCACGCAGGCGGCCATGGCCCACTTCCAGGCCGCCAACCTCGCCTGGAGCGGCTACCCCTTCCTGACCATCGGCAACGCCAACCTGCAGCGGCAGTTCGCCTCGCCGGAGCAGCAGCGCCGGTACCTTCAGCCGCTGCTGGAGGGGCGCTGGTTTGGCACCATGGCCCTGTCCGAGCCGCAGGCGGGCTCCGGGCTGGCCGATATCGCCACCACCGCCACCCCCCGGGGCGACGGCACCTACGCCATCCACGGCACCAAGATGTGGATTTCCGGCGGCGAGCACGAACTCACCGAGAACATCGTGCATCTGGTGCTGGCCCGTGTGGCTGGGGGCGAGGCGGGCGTGCGCGGCATCAGCCTGTTTCTGGTGCCGCGCTACCGCCTGAACCCCGACGGGTCCCCAGGCGACAGCAACCATGTGGTGCTGGCGGGCCTGAACCACAAGATGGGCTACCGCGGGACCGTGAACACCCTGCTGAATTTTGGCGAGGGCGGGGAAACGGTGGGTGAGCTGGTGGGGCAGCCGGGGCAGGGGCTGGCGCAGATGTTTCACATGATGAACGAGGCGCGCATTGGCGTGGGGCTGGGCGCCGTGATGCTCGGCACGGCGGGCTACCTGCACAGCCTCGCCTACGCCCGCGAACGCCGCCAGGGCCGCCGCCCCGGCCAGCGTGATCCCCTCTCGCCGCCTGTGCCCATCATTGAACACGCCGACGTGCGCCGCATGCTGCTGCGCCAGAAAGCGGTTGTGGAAGGCGGGCTGGCCCTGGCGCTTTACGCCTGCGCCCTGGTGGATGACCTGCACACCGGCCCAGAGGCGGGGCGTTCAGACACCGCCCTCCTGCTGGACCTGCTGACCCCCATCGTGAAAAGCTGGCCCAGCCGCCACGTGCAGGACGCCCTGAGTGAAGCCATTCAGGTGATGGGCGGGGCCGGCTACACCCGCGACTTTCCCGTCGAAATGTACTACCGCGACAACCGCCTGAACCCCATCCACGAAGGCACCGAGGGCATCCAGGGGGCAGACCTGCTGGGGCGCAAGCTCACGCAGGCAGGTGGGCGGGGGTTCGCCGTGTTCCAGGCGCGTCTGACCGCCGATCTGGCGGCCAGTGAAAGCCTGGAGGGCCTGGACGAGATCCGCAGCGGCGTGCGCGGGGTCCTGGCCGCTGGGGGGGAAGCCCTGCAGGGCCTGCTGCGCCGCGCCGCTGAACTGGGCCCAGAACGCACGCTGGCCGGAGGCCACAGCGCCCTGCAACTGTTGGGCGGCGCCGTGGTGGGCTGGATGTGGCTGCGGCAGGGCGCGGCAGCGGCGCGCGCCCTGGCCGGGGCGACGGGTGAAGAGGCCGACTTTTACCGGGGCAAGCTGCAGGCCGCCCGTTTCTTTGCACTCCATGAACTGCCGGCCCTGCGCGTGCACATCGATCTTCTAAACGCTGCAGACCCCACTGCCCTAGACATGTCGCCCAACTGGTTCTGA
- the trxA gene encoding thioredoxin — MTPLTCSQCGARNRAAQVPTGQVPVCARCGAALPWLHEGTDDSLDTDIQAAVPVIVDFWAPWCGPCRVLGPVLEELARERAGRVRVVKVNVDEHGRHASALGVQGIPTLLLYRQGRLAGRLVGAQPKAALLNWLDQA; from the coding sequence ATGACGCCCCTGACCTGTTCCCAGTGCGGCGCGCGCAACCGCGCCGCCCAGGTGCCCACGGGCCAGGTGCCGGTCTGCGCCCGGTGCGGCGCGGCCCTGCCCTGGCTGCATGAGGGCACCGACGACTCGCTGGACACCGACATTCAGGCCGCCGTGCCCGTGATCGTGGACTTCTGGGCGCCGTGGTGTGGGCCCTGCCGGGTCCTGGGCCCGGTGCTGGAAGAGCTTGCCCGTGAACGGGCCGGGCGGGTGCGGGTGGTCAAGGTGAATGTGGACGAGCATGGCCGCCACGCCTCGGCGCTGGGCGTGCAGGGCATTCCCACGCTGCTGCTGTACCGCCAGGGCCGCCTGGCTGGCCGCTTGGTGGGGGCCCAGCCCAAGGCGGCCCTGCTGAACTGGCTGGATCAGGCCTGA
- a CDS encoding NADPH:quinone oxidoreductase family protein, producing the protein MRALICTAFAPPEALTVHERPDPRPGPGEVTLAVRAAGVNYPDALMVQGLYQVRPPLPFTPGAEAAGEVLAVGEGVRGLHPGQRVAAFTGLGAFATHLNAPAAAVFPLPEALPFEIAAALPLAYGTAMHALVDRAALRAGETLLVLGAAGGVGLAAVMIGKALGARVIAAASSEARLAIARAHGADETVNTQTADVKEALKHLCGAAGVDVVLDPVGGPGAETAFRALGWGGRYLVVGFAGGEIPRLPLNLPLLKGASVVGVFWGEYARRDPAGNAAHLARLLAWIESGAVRPLISARYALDAGPQALRDLLERRVTGKVVIVP; encoded by the coding sequence ATGCGCGCCCTAATCTGCACCGCCTTTGCCCCGCCTGAAGCCCTGACCGTCCACGAGCGCCCCGATCCCCGGCCTGGCCCCGGCGAGGTGACGCTGGCGGTGCGCGCCGCCGGCGTGAATTACCCCGACGCCCTGATGGTGCAGGGGCTCTACCAGGTGCGCCCACCGCTGCCCTTTACGCCCGGCGCCGAAGCGGCGGGCGAGGTGCTGGCTGTGGGCGAGGGCGTGCGGGGCCTGCACCCCGGTCAGCGCGTGGCGGCATTTACCGGCCTGGGCGCTTTTGCCACCCACCTGAATGCCCCGGCCGCCGCTGTCTTCCCCCTGCCCGAGGCCCTGCCCTTTGAGATAGCCGCCGCCCTGCCGCTGGCCTACGGCACCGCGATGCACGCGCTGGTGGACCGCGCCGCACTCAGGGCCGGCGAGACGCTGCTGGTGCTGGGCGCGGCGGGTGGCGTGGGGCTGGCCGCCGTGATGATTGGCAAGGCGCTGGGCGCGCGGGTGATTGCGGCGGCGAGCAGCGAGGCGCGCCTGGCCATCGCCCGGGCCCACGGCGCCGACGAGACGGTCAACACCCAGACGGCCGATGTAAAAGAGGCCCTCAAGCACCTGTGCGGCGCCGCAGGGGTGGATGTGGTGCTGGACCCTGTGGGTGGCCCGGGGGCCGAAACAGCGTTCCGGGCCCTGGGCTGGGGCGGGCGGTATCTGGTGGTGGGCTTTGCAGGCGGCGAGATTCCGCGCCTGCCCCTGAACCTGCCGCTGCTCAAGGGCGCCAGCGTGGTGGGGGTGTTCTGGGGCGAGTACGCCCGGCGTGACCCAGCCGGGAACGCCGCCCATCTGGCGCGGCTGCTGGCCTGGATTGAAAGCGGCGCTGTGCGCCCGCTGATCAGCGCCCGCTACGCGCTGGACGCTGGCCCGCAGGCCCTGCGCGACTTGCTGGAGCGGCGGGTGACGGGCAAAGTGGTGATCGTGCCGTGA
- a CDS encoding MerR family transcriptional regulator yields the protein MTTPPFYTTAELARAAGVTRRTVMHYAELGLLAPDQVTASGRSLYGPYALRLLRDLLDLRALGMTLEEARDMVTLRRATHDVTGAYRHDWTRADVPIDDERLQALQSRLRAIQGAYERQAENLARFDRWLTKRFTGGALEPTDPPNS from the coding sequence GTGACGACCCCGCCCTTTTACACCACCGCCGAGCTGGCGCGCGCCGCAGGCGTGACCCGGCGCACGGTGATGCACTACGCCGAACTGGGCCTGCTGGCGCCCGATCAGGTCACGGCGTCTGGGCGCTCGCTGTATGGGCCCTACGCCCTGCGCCTGCTGCGTGACCTGCTGGACCTGCGCGCGCTGGGCATGACCCTGGAAGAGGCGCGCGACATGGTGACCCTGCGCCGCGCCACCCACGACGTGACGGGCGCTTACCGCCACGATTGGACCCGGGCCGATGTCCCCATCGATGACGAGCGCCTGCAGGCCCTGCAAAGCCGCCTGCGCGCCATTCAGGGGGCCTACGAGCGGCAGGCAGAAAATCTGGCGCGCTTTGACCGCTGGCTGACCAAGCGCTTTACAGGTGGCGCTCTGGAGCCGACCGACCCACCGAACAGCTGA
- a CDS encoding GAF domain-containing protein — translation MTAAPDMLPALGALLAASDDALFVLDEQGRFVYANDAAGALVGRPAAELLGLSLEADFAHAFSPRWLSESRRARAEGRRVDYDAFNPSLGGWVRVQVAPHGGHLAVQLRDVSAARRSAALQEITAALDHAGTVDEVVDVVLRGTRAAAGAAMAALVQPTRDGHLALRGEVGYPPELRERFARFPLSLDIPPCEVVRTGQPTYVSGEAFDRRFPGSVGVRAAQTRSLAALPLQVGGSLWGVLALSFTEERAFGPQERAFLQALVQQCVQALGRLEAQGRLQEQAETLRRLNRVGQTVAAELDLGRMVQAVTDAGVELSGAQFGAFFYNVMNEQQESYMLYTLSGVPREAFSSFPMPRNTHIFAPTFNAQGVVRSDDITKDPRYGHNHPHRGMPAGHLPVRSYLAVPVVSRSGEVMGGLFFGHEAPGVFTARAEELVLALAAQAAVGMDNARLYQQLQDSHRLLEHRVEARTHELEAQAAALEAFVRFTEAAGISTDVYTLAREAMTVFRGFFAECSAAYYELDGEMWRAKVWTEDIEPAVVASITAGVPADAPAFAGAVASRAPVFVDGWDPAREQVAATEAYGTVALYPMVVGDEVAGLLAVGLKGTQRWSGHGQAVVRSTGRSLNLSLERAAVSLQLQKQRDALQARTQALEAFEGLTRNLTLEADPYTLITRAQAIMLSLLPEGYSIYWEREGDMWQAKTQLGDLRNAELQRQVDAGLPYSVTRTVRIPFESGEPLFQDEYDRRNDNLGSTVGHISATASLPVKAGGRVHGVIVVGLFGARHWTSTDRAVLATVMRSVGLTLEGAENTRVLQERTRELERSNADLERFAYVASHDLQEPLRTIASFAELIERRYGQHLDDRGRQYLTFVTRGAERMKVLIDDLLVFSRLNVVREDPTPLDLAAPLQDALDSLHGAIEHSGAQVSWGALPQVLGVRSELAQLFQNLLGNAIKFRRPDAAPRIEIQVQPAEGQWQIQVRDNGIGFDPHYAERIFQMFQRLHGRDQYEGTGMGLAIVRKILEHHGGQIWAQSVPGQGSTFTFTLQAAEDGPAGGTTGPA, via the coding sequence ATGACGGCCGCCCCCGACATGCTGCCCGCGCTGGGCGCGCTGCTGGCGGCCAGCGACGACGCCCTGTTTGTGCTGGATGAACAGGGGCGCTTTGTGTACGCCAATGACGCGGCGGGGGCCCTGGTGGGCCGCCCAGCGGCCGAACTGCTGGGGCTGTCGCTGGAGGCCGATTTTGCCCACGCCTTCAGCCCGCGCTGGCTGAGCGAAAGCCGCCGCGCCCGCGCCGAGGGCCGCCGCGTGGACTATGACGCCTTTAACCCCTCGCTGGGGGGCTGGGTGCGGGTGCAGGTCGCGCCCCACGGCGGGCACCTCGCCGTGCAGCTGCGCGACGTGAGTGCGGCGCGGCGCTCGGCGGCGCTGCAGGAGATCACGGCGGCGCTGGACCACGCGGGCACGGTGGACGAGGTGGTGGACGTGGTGCTGCGCGGCACGCGGGCGGCGGCGGGCGCGGCCATGGCGGCCCTGGTGCAGCCCACCCGCGACGGCCACCTGGCACTGCGCGGCGAGGTGGGGTATCCCCCCGAATTGCGGGAGCGCTTTGCCCGTTTTCCACTGAGCCTGGACATTCCCCCCTGCGAGGTGGTCCGCACCGGGCAGCCCACCTACGTGTCGGGCGAGGCCTTTGACCGGCGCTTTCCCGGCTCGGTGGGGGTGCGCGCCGCGCAGACGCGCAGCCTCGCCGCGCTGCCGCTGCAGGTGGGGGGCAGCCTGTGGGGCGTGCTGGCCCTGAGCTTTACCGAGGAGCGCGCCTTTGGCCCGCAGGAGCGCGCCTTTTTGCAGGCGCTGGTGCAGCAGTGCGTGCAGGCCCTGGGGCGCCTGGAAGCCCAGGGCCGCCTGCAAGAACAGGCCGAAACCCTGCGGCGCCTGAACCGCGTTGGGCAGACGGTGGCCGCCGAACTGGACCTGGGGCGCATGGTGCAGGCCGTCACCGACGCCGGGGTGGAACTCAGCGGCGCGCAGTTCGGGGCCTTTTTTTACAACGTCATGAACGAGCAGCAGGAAAGCTACATGCTGTACACGCTGTCGGGCGTGCCACGCGAAGCTTTTTCCTCGTTTCCCATGCCGCGCAACACGCACATTTTTGCACCCACCTTCAACGCCCAGGGGGTCGTCCGCTCAGACGACATCACCAAGGATCCCCGGTACGGTCACAACCACCCACACCGCGGCATGCCGGCCGGGCACCTGCCCGTGCGCAGTTACCTTGCGGTGCCGGTGGTGTCACGTTCCGGCGAGGTCATGGGCGGGCTGTTTTTCGGCCACGAGGCGCCTGGGGTCTTTACGGCGCGCGCCGAGGAACTCGTGCTGGCCCTGGCGGCCCAGGCCGCCGTGGGCATGGACAATGCCCGGCTTTACCAGCAACTGCAAGACAGCCACCGGCTGCTGGAACACCGCGTGGAAGCCCGCACCCACGAACTTGAAGCCCAGGCCGCGGCCCTCGAAGCCTTTGTGCGCTTTACCGAAGCCGCCGGAATCAGCACCGATGTTTACACGCTGGCGCGCGAAGCCATGACGGTGTTCCGGGGCTTTTTTGCCGAGTGCAGCGCCGCCTACTACGAACTGGACGGCGAGATGTGGCGCGCGAAGGTGTGGACCGAGGACATTGAGCCGGCGGTGGTGGCCAGCATCACGGCGGGCGTGCCCGCAGACGCCCCGGCCTTTGCGGGCGCCGTGGCGTCGCGCGCCCCGGTGTTTGTGGACGGCTGGGACCCGGCGCGCGAGCAGGTGGCCGCCACCGAGGCCTACGGCACCGTGGCCCTGTATCCCATGGTGGTGGGCGACGAGGTGGCCGGGCTGCTGGCGGTGGGGCTCAAGGGCACCCAGCGGTGGTCGGGGCACGGGCAGGCGGTGGTGCGCTCCACAGGGCGCAGCCTCAACCTGTCCCTGGAACGCGCGGCTGTTTCGCTGCAGCTGCAAAAGCAGCGCGACGCCCTGCAGGCCCGCACCCAGGCCCTGGAAGCCTTTGAGGGCCTGACGCGCAACCTGACCCTGGAGGCCGACCCCTACACCCTGATCACGCGCGCCCAGGCCATCATGCTGTCCCTGTTGCCCGAGGGCTACTCGATCTACTGGGAGCGCGAGGGGGACATGTGGCAGGCCAAGACCCAGCTGGGCGACCTGCGCAACGCCGAATTGCAGCGGCAGGTGGACGCCGGGCTGCCCTACAGCGTCACGCGGACGGTGCGCATTCCCTTTGAGAGCGGTGAGCCGCTGTTTCAGGACGAGTACGACCGCCGCAACGACAACCTGGGCAGCACGGTGGGGCACATCAGTGCCACCGCCTCGCTGCCGGTCAAGGCGGGGGGCAGGGTGCACGGCGTGATCGTCGTGGGGCTGTTTGGCGCCCGGCACTGGACCAGCACCGACCGCGCGGTGCTCGCCACCGTGATGCGCAGCGTGGGCCTGACGCTGGAAGGGGCCGAGAACACCCGGGTGCTGCAGGAGCGGACCCGTGAACTGGAACGCTCCAACGCCGACCTGGAACGCTTTGCCTACGTGGCGTCGCACGACCTGCAAGAGCCACTGCGCACCATCGCCAGCTTTGCGGAGCTGATCGAGCGCCGCTACGGCCAACACCTGGATGACCGGGGGCGGCAGTACCTGACCTTCGTGACGCGCGGGGCCGAGCGCATGAAGGTGCTGATTGATGACCTGCTGGTGTTCTCGCGCCTGAACGTGGTGCGCGAAGACCCCACGCCGCTGGACCTCGCCGCGCCGCTGCAAGACGCCCTGGACAGCCTGCACGGCGCCATTGAGCACAGCGGCGCGCAGGTGAGCTGGGGCGCGCTGCCGCAGGTGCTGGGGGTGCGCTCCGAGCTGGCGCAACTGTTTCAGAACCTGCTGGGCAACGCGATCAAGTTCCGGCGCCCGGACGCCGCGCCGCGCATTGAGATTCAGGTGCAGCCGGCCGAGGGGCAGTGGCAGATTCAGGTGCGCGACAACGGCATTGGCTTTGATCCGCACTACGCCGAGCGGATTTTTCAGATGTTCCAGCGCCTGCACGGGCGCGACCAGTACGAGGGCACCGGCATGGGGCTGGCCATCGTGCGCAAGATTCTGGAACACCACGGCGGGCAGATCTGGGCGCAGTCGGTGCCGGGGCAGGGCAGCACCTTCACCTTCACGCTGCAGGCGGCCGAAGACGGGCCGGCGGGCGGGACCACCGGCCCCGCATGA
- a CDS encoding DUF2252 domain-containing protein produces MHDPFSPTPLPSRAERRAQGRALRAALPRRAHATFAAPGDRPDTVLDTLRAAASGCLPHLVPLRYGRMVASPFAFFRGSAALMAADLATTPTTGAQVQASGDAHCANFGAFATGERNLVFDLNDFDETLRAPWEWDTRRLCASLVLAGREAGHGEADARFAARSAARAYRLHLRAYAQQPHIDVWYDRIDASEALADMAADARAHGRAMFDKASTRTHLHTLKKLAVQTPAGWRLRDDPPLLVHAADPQAEAMLEGVKACYLDSVAPDRRMLLSRYHLADWALKVTGVGSCGRRVLVLLLAADGDDVLFLQVKEARPSVLEPHAGPSVAHNPAHRIVRGQQLMQAATDPFLGWCSGGGFAYVRQLRDLKGRFELHAVTPRTLEEIAELCGWALARAHARTGDAVALGAYLGGGENFDEATAAFAVAYADQAERDHAALARVVARGDLEVETGPA; encoded by the coding sequence ATGCACGATCCCTTCTCGCCCACGCCGCTGCCCAGCCGGGCGGAACGCCGCGCGCAGGGCCGGGCGCTGCGCGCGGCGCTTCCCCGGCGTGCCCACGCCACTTTTGCGGCGCCCGGGGACCGCCCAGACACGGTGCTGGACACCCTGCGGGCTGCGGCCAGTGGGTGCCTGCCCCACCTCGTGCCGCTGCGCTACGGGCGCATGGTCGCCAGTCCCTTTGCCTTTTTCCGGGGCAGCGCCGCCCTGATGGCCGCCGATCTGGCCACCACGCCCACCACCGGCGCGCAGGTGCAGGCCAGTGGCGACGCCCACTGCGCCAACTTCGGGGCCTTTGCCACGGGCGAACGCAACCTGGTGTTCGATCTCAATGATTTTGACGAAACGCTGCGCGCCCCCTGGGAATGGGACACGCGGCGCCTGTGCGCCAGTCTGGTGCTGGCCGGGCGCGAGGCCGGGCACGGTGAGGCCGACGCCCGTTTTGCCGCCCGCAGCGCGGCGCGCGCCTACCGCCTGCACCTGCGTGCCTACGCCCAGCAGCCCCATATTGACGTGTGGTACGACCGCATTGACGCCTCTGAGGCGCTGGCCGATATGGCCGCCGACGCCCGCGCCCACGGCCGGGCCATGTTCGACAAGGCCAGCACCCGCACCCACCTGCACACCCTGAAAAAACTGGCGGTGCAGACCCCAGCTGGCTGGCGCCTGCGCGATGATCCGCCGCTGCTGGTGCACGCGGCCGACCCCCAGGCCGAGGCGATGCTGGAAGGGGTCAAGGCCTGTTACCTCGACAGCGTGGCGCCGGACCGCCGCATGTTGCTCTCGCGCTACCACCTCGCCGACTGGGCGCTGAAGGTCACCGGGGTGGGCAGCTGTGGGCGCCGTGTGCTGGTGCTGCTGCTGGCCGCCGACGGCGACGACGTGCTGTTTTTGCAGGTCAAGGAGGCCCGGCCCAGCGTGCTGGAGCCCCACGCCGGACCCAGTGTGGCCCACAACCCCGCGCACCGCATCGTGCGGGGCCAGCAGCTCATGCAGGCCGCCACCGATCCGTTTCTGGGCTGGTGTTCGGGTGGGGGGTTTGCCTACGTGCGGCAGCTGCGCGACCTCAAGGGCCGCTTTGAGCTGCACGCCGTGACGCCACGCACCCTGGAAGAAATCGCCGAACTGTGCGGCTGGGCCCTGGCGCGTGCCCACGCCCGCACCGGAGACGCGGTGGCGCTGGGCGCTTACCTGGGCGGCGGCGAGAACTTCGATGAGGCCACCGCCGCGTTCGCGGTGGCTTACGCCGATCAGGCCGAGCGCGACCACGCCGCCCTGGCCCGCGTGGTGGCCCGCGGCGACCTTGAGGTCGAAACTGGGCCTGCCTGA
- a CDS encoding GNAT family N-acetyltransferase codes for MTQTQPEVIRNDEAARYELRQGQQVLGYAEFRPAGEDAVMLPHTVVDEGHEGQGLGSLLARGALDDVRAQGKRVVPMCPFIAAYIRRHPEYTDLVHPQQRGVFGL; via the coding sequence ATGACCCAGACCCAACCCGAAGTGATTCGCAATGACGAAGCCGCCCGCTACGAACTGCGCCAGGGCCAGCAGGTGCTGGGCTACGCCGAGTTCCGCCCGGCGGGCGAAGACGCCGTGATGTTGCCGCACACGGTGGTCGATGAGGGCCACGAGGGGCAGGGCCTGGGCAGCCTGCTTGCGCGCGGCGCCCTGGACGACGTGCGGGCCCAGGGCAAACGGGTGGTGCCTATGTGTCCGTTTATCGCCGCCTACATCCGCCGTCACCCGGAATACACCGATCTGGTGCACCCACAGCAGCGTGGTGTATTCGGGCTGTAG
- a CDS encoding DUF808 domain-containing protein, translating to MSGGLVALLDDVAAIARLAAASIDDIGAAAAKAGVKAVGVVVDDTAVTPRYVTGFRPERELPIIWRIARGSLRNKVLLILPVALLLSEVLPQAITPILMLGGAYLCFEGAEKVMEAFGGHHDSAAESEAKLSSEAHEKQMVAGAIRTDFILSAEIMAIALAEVATEPLWSRALILLVVALVITALVYGVVGLIVKMDDFGLRLAERPSGGAQALGRALVRGMPAVLGALSVIGTAAMLWVGGHIVVDGLEKFGLGGPEHFIHDLAVAAGHAAPFAEGFVEWLVETIGSAVVGLVIGSLIVAALHLRPGKGKAAH from the coding sequence ATGAGCGGCGGGCTGGTGGCCCTGCTGGACGACGTGGCGGCCATTGCCCGGTTGGCCGCCGCGTCCATTGACGATATTGGCGCGGCGGCGGCCAAGGCGGGGGTCAAAGCCGTGGGCGTGGTGGTGGACGACACCGCCGTGACCCCGCGCTACGTCACCGGCTTCCGGCCTGAACGCGAACTGCCGATCATCTGGCGCATTGCGCGCGGCTCGCTGCGCAACAAGGTGCTGTTGATTCTGCCGGTGGCGCTGCTGCTCAGCGAGGTTCTGCCCCAGGCCATCACCCCGATCCTGATGCTGGGCGGCGCCTACCTGTGCTTTGAGGGGGCCGAGAAGGTGATGGAGGCCTTCGGCGGTCACCACGACAGCGCCGCCGAATCCGAAGCCAAGCTGAGCAGCGAGGCCCATGAAAAGCAGATGGTGGCCGGGGCCATCCGCACCGACTTCATTCTGTCGGCAGAGATCATGGCCATTGCGCTGGCCGAGGTGGCCACCGAGCCGCTGTGGTCGCGCGCCCTTATTCTGCTGGTGGTGGCGCTGGTGATTACGGCGCTGGTCTACGGCGTGGTGGGCCTGATCGTCAAGATGGACGACTTCGGGCTGCGGCTGGCCGAGCGGCCTTCGGGCGGCGCGCAGGCCCTGGGCCGGGCGCTGGTGCGCGGCATGCCGGCCGTGCTGGGGGCGCTGTCCGTGATCGGCACAGCGGCGATGCTGTGGGTGGGCGGCCACATCGTGGTGGACGGCCTGGAAAAGTTTGGCCTGGGCGGCCCCGAACACTTTATCCATGATCTGGCCGTGGCCGCCGGGCACGCGGCGCCGTTTGCCGAAGGCTTCGTGGAGTGGCTGGTGGAAACCATCGGCTCTGCCGTCGTCGGGCTGGTGATTGGCAGCCTGATCGTGGCGGCGCTGCACCTGCGCCCTGGCAAGGGCAAAGCGGCCCACTAA